CACTTCATTGCCAAATGAATTCCTCCTTCTATACGCCACTTAACCTAGGTGAAAGTTAGCAATCTCTTGTCGCACGTTCACGAAATATGAGCACATGAGCCAGCTATTTTACAGCTGCACAAACAACAGATCACCGCAAAACAAGTAAGTATGGTGGTACCGCACTTAACGCACTTACGGGCCCGACGGGACATCTACGGTGAAGATCCGCGCGATAACTAGAAAATGTTGCTCAGCTCTTAGCGCCCCGTGCATTCTCTGCGACGGAAAACCATTCCGCAACGGGGGTTTCGCCAGCCGCGAGCACCAGAGCTGGACGGTGAGCGAGCGTGTGTGAAAATGTGAGAAAATGAGCACACGTTTTCCgaccgcacacatacactgtcAAACGTGCGTGATTGTCCACACCAACACCGCGAACCGTTGGGTGAGCTGAGCCGCTCAAATTCTTCTCATTCTCGGCGAGTTTTTTTGCGATCTGCTCACCGCTCATCTCACGCGGGGTCGAGAAGACCCAAACCACAATACAAGGAGCTGGTTGTAATGCTCCCGGACTGATCCTgcctacatttttttttattgtattttttatattaacacacatacgcacacaaaaGCAACCACCAAATGGTACGAGGGATGGAAAGTATTTTCTTTACTCGCTCGGTAGAAAACCCACATCCCCATGAAGATTGACAAGCCCCCTCTCGAAATGGGGGAGAGTGGAGGGGAGGGGGCCGGGGGGGTGAAAATCTACTTTGTCCCCTTTTTCGCTTATCACACaaggggcttttttttttctttcgcacacCCTCCACACGCAGCTGGATGAGCAGGCTCTATTTGCACACGGACCACCAAGATTGAATCGCTTCGACCGCGGTACCACACACAACTATTGCGGCAGCATTTCTTCGCACTTCCGCTAAACGGCGGTTTACCAATCACTGGCACACAAGGcgaaaaccacacacaaaattaCCGTGCGTGTGCGAAGCAGCTTGACCTTCCCCGGTGATGTGGTAGGTTCGGATATTACTTCTGTTTTTCCCAGCGCTTTTGCCACGGTGAGGACGCACATCTGTCCCTTGTCACTGGTTACCAGAATGCACGCACACAGTTGCTTTTGCAAAAGGCAAGTAGAAATTTTCCAGGTTATCACTGCTGGTGGACATGCGCACCAGGGCCCAGTACGCAAACCGTACACTCTACAGTTTTGGTGTGAACAGTGTGGGCCGTACTTTCGGCACAATCAGTTGCACTAGTTTCCGCGAGTGGCGCCCTCTGTTGGCGTGTAGCGAGAGTACTGAAAGACATCGGGGGGTTTTTATCGAACAAGAAAACTTCGTTCCAAAACtgaaataatgaacagtgggATTTGTCAAACAGAGGGTAGGGTCCATCAAACCCCCCAGTCTGGAGCCGCAACTCGTTTGTGCATTCTCAGCAACATCACAATAGATCTTCAGATAGAAGAATTCTTTGTTCCAGTCCCCCATGAATTGGTTCGCTACAATCAAAGTAGGCTGCTGCGTTTCAAATTTCTACACGGTACGTGGTGCGAGAATGTGGCACCAGTCGCACGCATGTCATCATGCCTCGAAGTCGACTGTCTCAACGTTACAACGCTCAATGGTTGCAGGAAAATGAACATTTTGATGGTGAGTGGTATTCGCTTTAAGCAACAAAAGCTGCACAATAAATGCTAATCGCATTGCTCCAAACAGCCGAATTTTGCCGTTTATTTTGGAACCCGTTCGCCGAACCCGAACCCTTCGAATGGCCGAATGGCCAACCCTTCAAGTCATCGTTCAAACGGAAACGTGCGCGGAAAAGATTCCGTACTGCCACACGTAACCGCCATCGGTGTTCCATATGCAGTACCACATTCCGATGGCCAGCTGATCTGAAATATCATCAAGCGTACCAACATCGTGGCGAACAGCTGAACGTGTGTCCCGTAGCTGCGTGCGGCGTTAACTTTCAGTTCCCCTATCAACTGGCAAACCATCAGCGTACTGCCGGTCACCATAACTGGGCCGTAGTTTGTAAGGAGTGCAGCAAACGGTTCGCGCATGTTCGGTTTTTGGCCCGCCATACGGTTGCATCGTGCAATCGCTACAAGCAGAAAGTCGCGAATGCGAACGAACAGTAGGTAAGtaagtaaacacacacacaccgtgtaGAGTTTAATCCACATGCTTTTGTATTTCCGTACTCATTCAAATCCGTGCATCATCTATCCAGCTACGACGACAATGTGgctacataaaacacacaaagacaCACCAAGAGACTGACAAATAATGGTTGCGGGGGCACGCAGCATACAGGAAACGGTTTTTCCCACTATGGGATACTGGTTGCTattttggttgtgtttgtttttctcttttcttttgttttatgtatgcacacaggaaacggaaacgaagTTAATTTAGATTCTTCCGCGACCATCATACGATTCCCGCAGCCTATATGGCACAAGTTCAAAACATAACTCTTCACATAATGTATACATTGTTTaacaagagagaaagaaaaatacataaataaatacatcgaTACTACACGCTACATCTCGTACATCTGCTGCCACCGGTTTCGCAACAACGCATACAAACATTTTGCACTATTTATGAATACCTTGTTTTGCTGGGTTTTGGGGGCATGGATCGGTAGATTGTTAAACCTCGGAGCTACATAAACACGCTGCACAACCTCACTGTACTGTTACTGTTATGGATGTGATTACAAATGTAAAAATCCGCCTGTTCTATATTGCATGAGTTGTGTTAAgtagaaagagaaaacaacataaattttgcaaaaatgtgtACTAAGCGGTTTAtgcttattgattttttttcatataacTATTTCCACTattttaacactagaactactaagcgatacggcctggccgttctttttgagtaaaacaaaacactagaactaccagaCCAACCATTTTGACTGTCCTACCGTGTTTGATGCATGCATCTCTTTTATACTACGCCAAAACAAGTATTCAAACATAATCCTGCTCTTCGAAATTCTTTTAAATGTAcccaccaataaaaaaaaggtcacccaaaacgcttggtagttctagtgttaaataTCTGTGAATTTACATCGGCCTGTATCGGTTCGGTAGCGACCGATACCTTTAGAGCTTATGCGTGTATCTTGGATACTGCTGCTACATGATATTAGCGCTAAAATTTGCTGTGCAAAAGTTTCTTCGCTTCTGTGCATTTCttctgtttcgcttttcctGTACCAATGAGCTTACCGACAAGGAATGGCCTCATAGGTACGGCGaatcgaaaaaagaaaccgaaaactAGTATAGATTAACTTTATACCTTCTTCACGCCAGATGAAGAGTCTCGTGATTGTAGTGCGGGTGTACGGATGGTTTCTTGGTGCAAGTTGGTGTTATCTCGTTTGTGTTATACTGATGCAATTATAGTAAATACCGCTTCTTGCAAGAGTGAAGAAGTTCGTTCAAAAATCGTGGctaaaaaacaattacaatgATAAACCCGTTTGTGGAAACTATTCAGACTTTGATTCTTACAAAACGCTACATTCCTTTACCACACACGCCTGAGGCCAGGCCCGTTTGCGATTGTACGATTGTTTGGTCGCAtcctcaaaaacaaaaaccagcacCACGTTCGCAACGACTGATCAAACACACGCTCGAACACACACGTTTACAAAAAGTTGAAATTGAATGTATCCGTTACATCCACCAAGTTGATCTCCATCGAGCGGCCCAGCACGAAACACTTCTGCTTTCTGGCGTGCTTACGCAATTTTTAATCCTTTGGCTCCTCCCGGTAGCCGTCCGAGTACTGTTCCCGTCCGCTCATCTTCAGAATCGCCTTACTGTCCGCATTACCATCCAGCACGGAACGAGCGCCCGACTTTTCGTCCTCCTGTGAAGAGTGGtatattttaatcaataaaCGAATCATTAGCAAACAACGTCCGCAACATTCATCTCAACCATTACGCACCGCTTCATCTTCCTTCACCGGTTTATCACCGACGCCCCAAACCTCAACATTTCTGATTTCAAACTTCTTGGTGGCGCTTAGCTGAAAATAGCCTTTGTACGTCGTGCAGGACTCGGAACACTCGCCCACACCGTACTCGCTGTCCAGCCACAATCCCCAATAGCTGTGCTGTCCTCCCATACCCTGGAGAGTGGAGATAGTGGTGACAAAAAATACGATAAAATCGCACTGACCGTGTCACACCCAAAACCCCATCCCACTTACCATTCCATTTGGCATCGTCTGTTGGTGAAGATTCAGATATTGATAGTGATCGTTATAGCCGGTACTAGGGAAGCATCGCATCTTTGGCCGAAGCGTAAAGAGAAACGAGTTTTCGTTGCCGACATAGTTGGGACTGAGGGCCCACGATTCCGTTGCATAGCCACCGAAGATGTAACCGTTCGCATCCTCCACAATCACTACCGTAGATCCTTGATCCATAATGCGAcctttgtggaaaaaaaaatcaattaaatacaGTTTTCCCGAACGGCTAACCTAAACATGGGAGGGAGCATTATATCTACCTAGCAAGGTTGAAAAGCTTTCACCATGTATTTGCGATGAAAACAGAAAGcgccatttgttttgctgcgttCCGGGCAGGTTCGAGTTGATAAACAGCATCTGCGACAAATCGGTAAAGGCCGGATAGTCCGGTACGTACTGGAGGCCCTCGCAGTATGGCAACATCGATTGGAGCGCCTCCTGCGGGATGATACTTTTGCGCGCATTTCCATCCGCCTCCGATGTGTTCTTCACGTTGCGGTAATGGTACAGGTGGGAAAACACGTGTTCCAGCATCTTCAGGAAGGTTGGGTTTTTATGTAACCTGCCAATTGATAATACATGTTCGTTTCGGTTACCGTGTCCGTACGGCGGCAAAAGgttggttcgattttttttttcttgatatCCCTAGAATGACTTAGTCTCTTGGGAGTTATGAAGGGTTCTAGAACGGGTACGAATACGCAAACAAGAGAAGCGCATATTGATTTGCCAATGTGTCGCTTCCAAAAATATCTTCTTACAAGATCACAACTACAACTaaccaattttatttaataaatctTGCCATCCACATTTTGGTCTTCAAAGTATAATCAAACGAGAAACTTTTGGCCAAAGACAACGATCAAATCTAAATTCATTTCCGCATAGCTAAGTAATGATTTATTCATGGCAAAAaggaatcctttcttcgagaagccaacaaGAAATGTTTAATCCACTTAAAAGTGCATCATCTCCGTACTCCCCctcaacagaaaaaaaaaacatgtcccACTTCGTAACACGTCCACTAGCAATTGATTATATTCCACTTACCATCGTTCCGCATCGGCCCGCGTTACCTTCTGTGTGCCCTGCTGTACCACATCGTACGCTAAGCTTTCGGCCAGCTTCTGAATGCAGTCCTTAACGACGCGGAAACCACGCGATTCCCACGATTTGAACTGTGGTCCACCTTCTAGCCGAATCGCTCTCATGTAGCTGCTGACGACCGCCTCCACGTACTGCGGGGTGGTATACACGTGCATGGAATCATAAAACCGCAAAAGCATGAAAGGATCATTTCCATATACAACAAACCCATGCTGCGATTGCGATAATAAAATCGATTCCATACGCCCCGTGCGGTCTTACCTCTTTGATAAGCGGATAAGCAATTTCGGTCGATTCCGATTCGGGTTGCTGGCCGAGACTGCACAGCAGCACGTTGATGCGTTCGTCGATGGTGCCACGCACGCAGTAGACGTACAGTTCGGCAAACCGTTGAAATTCGACCACCGGTGACCGGGCACCGAGCGGTCCGAACAGGAAGTTGGTGATATATTGTGCCAACCGGGGATCCATCTGTGAGCCCCAGAATTTCTGCCAAAATggacaaagcaaaaaaaaaaagaaaacacaggGTCAACAAAATGGAACGTAGCCAGTTAATTTCGTAAGGCAACGGCCGGGAATTACGAGACAGAAGGATGaagatgtaaaataaataaaagtgcaGTGCGCGCTCCCGAATACCAACCATGAGATCATCCTCCTTGATGCGTTCCGAGTTTTTGCTGACTAGCTTAAAGGAGCTTGCCACCACCGGCACTTCACTCTTGGCCAGCAGGGAACATTTTTCTGCCAGCTTTGTACTAGAGTTGCCCATCGTTTGGTTGTCGCTTTTGCGCCCGGTGTGTAATTAAAAAGCGTCACCAGGACGCATTAATGTCGTGTtgcggttggttggttggtgtgaGGCGTGATAGAGACACGCTGCAGAGAACCGTGAAACGAGAAAAGATATTAGAAAACTGTATAATTAACAAACGAATGTGGTACCGTAACCCATTTACGGTCAgtttggtgtttatttttatttgcaactGGATAAATCTATGGCCAAAAAATATCCTATCTAATATTTCAAGGTTCGATAGCTTCCATGCGGACTTCATCATCGGGTCCGTTATCTTCAAAAATCATCACCGTCAGACTTCATTCATCGATCAACCGGCCGCAAAGCGTCACAGACCATGAATCAACCAACGTATCACATCCACCATCGGGAAACTCTCTACACCTGAGGGGAGTAGATGAATACGGACAAGGGTACGAGGGTTTTGCTTTATCTTTTCCACCCATTGTCACACTCGAACCACTTTTGCGGACTCTATCGGGTGGAGTTTGGGGTGTcataaattgtttattgcaCGATCGAGTACCTCCCCGGACCGGTAGGAAATCGCGTTCGTTCGCGTTATCTACTTATTTGGGCACGAATATTAAGGGAGAGAGATaaagaaggaagaaataaaCCACGAGCACATGATGAACAGCATACGCAACTGTTATGATACGCGGTCATGATCCCTTATCTGTCGCAGATCATAGGAGGCGAGAGATCGATACACGTTACACCGAGCGAATCAAATCAATCTAGCAGCAATAAATAGCAGCTTTATTATCGGAGGGGTGAAATTGATGGACCAGGCGAGCAATGGAAAAGTAGTCTGTATGTTATTGGTACTTTTCTTGGATTATGCTTTGTCTTAATAACATTTGATGTATCACATAACACAAGTGTTTAACTTCCTGTCGCAAGGAGTTTTCGTGAGGACTTTTGAGAGAAGGATTTTAACACCGGAATCAGCAACTAGGAACACTTTTAAACTGCAATGAAAACAGCGAACGATGAACCACCAACCAACTGATAAGACGATTTAACTCCCAAGAAATCGCACTCGAATGTCTGAAGCTGTCGCACTATTTTGTTTCAAGATGTGATCACATGAGCATATCCCGCATGAACATTATTAAACGAATGGCAACGTTCTGTACCGAACCCCCTCCTTTGCTAGGGCAGCAGGGCTATTTGTTTACACGTGGAGGGGGTGGTGTGTGACTGTAAATAGAAGTGCCTGCATCTCACCCCCTTTTTCATCAGGTGTCACATTCACTGTGCaagtaaatttattattgCTTCCACTCGGTCACACATACACTTTAAAATACCCGATATAGATTATGATCACTTCCATCGCACTGCATTTGCTTAACATCCTGGCATGCGTGGCTACTGCATCCCATCCCACACGTTCGTTATCAGGCGTACGATATTTACCTTCCCACTTGGGTATTAATTAGTATCGTCGACCGTGGCACGTACGAACCCCGGTCATCCGTTTTACACAACTattgtaaacaaaacgcacattCCCTTGTGCATCTCATTTGCTGGTACTTGGTACAACTATTTACTATTTTCACTCCTGACTAGATAAGGTTCCGTTTTTTGCGAAAAGAGAGCTAACTGAGCCCCAAACACCAAACGTGCACTGCGTGGAGGACGACCGATTGGAAGTGGAATTCCAGTTTTTACGGTGCTCCTTTCTAAGACCTTCAGGACGAATGGACACCGACGGGACACTAGCGCGTACCGGGATGGAATAAATGTATCACGGCCATTCGTGCCATCCGCGAGGCAaagatttttccaaccccttTTTGCGGTCCGCAGAATGAAAACAGTGCGAAAATCCCACTGGTAGGAAGGCTAGCTCATCTCGAACAGCATGGCAGTTGGTTGCATTGAACCAGTTTGACAGATTGGATCCGAGctctgtttctgtttcatgTGGACGTTATCcgaaataatggaaataattatttaatttgtccAGACCAATGAAAAACTATGCATTTCTCAAGTTGCATTTTATGCACATTCCATGCTGAATATATTTCGAGAATCCTTTTGAAAACGAATTATGAAATGCAAAAGTGTTCAACATTTGCTGTGTGGCACCCTTTGTAC
This Anopheles marshallii chromosome 3, idAnoMarsDA_429_01, whole genome shotgun sequence DNA region includes the following protein-coding sequences:
- the LOC128715366 gene encoding zinc finger protein 611-like: MPRSRLSQRYNAQWLQENEHFDAEFCRLFWNPFAEPEPFEWPNGQPFKSSFKRKRARKRFRTATRNRHRCSICSTTFRWPADLKYHQAYQHRGEQLNVCPVAACGVNFQFPYQLANHQRTAGHHNWAVVCKECSKRFAHVRFLARHTVASCNRYKQKVANANEHYDDNVAT
- the LOC128714203 gene encoding MTOR-associated protein MEAK7 codes for the protein MGNSSTKLAEKCSLLAKSEVPVVASSFKLVSKNSERIKEDDLMKFWGSQMDPRLAQYITNFLFGPLGARSPVVEFQRFAELYVYCVRGTIDERINVLLCSLGQQPESESTEIAYPLIKEYVEAVVSSYMRAIRLEGGPQFKSWESRGFRVVKDCIQKLAESLAYDVVQQGTQKVTRADAERWLHKNPTFLKMLEHVFSHLYHYRNVKNTSEADGNARKSIIPQEALQSMLPYCEGLQYVPDYPAFTDLSQMLFINSNLPGTQQNKWRFLFSSQIHGESFSTLLGRIMDQGSTVVIVEDANGYIFGGYATESWALSPNYVGNENSFLFTLRPKMRCFPSTGYNDHYQYLNLHQQTMPNGMGMGGQHSYWGLWLDSEYGVGECSESCTTYKGYFQLSATKKFEIRNVEVWGVGDKPVKEDEAEDEKSGARSVLDGNADSKAILKMSGREQYSDGYREEPKD